A portion of the Salmo trutta chromosome 1, fSalTru1.1, whole genome shotgun sequence genome contains these proteins:
- the LOC115207970 gene encoding zinc finger protein 239-like isoform X2, giving the protein MMDRDRTSPSPSTLPESPGCNSPGSALLQGLKRVSSLLIDCRKTPGQSGTSRGGHEEDGDLISSRDTPKRGYLGGRGLSAQRPSHVADEAEKCLSRSEHFKKHQQRCIGKKRHHCCSDCGKNFTSRSCFIIHQRIHTGERPYFCSQCGKRHISAGRLKEHQRIHTGEKPYRCSQCGKSFALSGTLKSHLRIHTGEKPYCCSQCGRSFTVSTALKSHLRVHTGEKPYCCSQCGKGFTVSSALKSHLIIHTGERPYPCLRCGKSFVSAGNLTVHKRIHTGERPYSCDQCGKSFALASVLTSHRRIHTGKKPYSCEQCGKSFAVASSLTRHQRTHTGEKPYVCLCGKSFAQLGTMKSHQKTKTCPISSPSYTAPVPDP; this is encoded by the exons GACAGAACTAGCCCGTCCCCCTCTACCCTGCCAGAGTCCCCGGGTTGCAACTCTCCCGGTAGCGCCTTACTGCAGGGTCTGAAGAGGGTGTCTTCGTTGCTGATCGACTGCAGGAAAACACCAGGGCAGAGTGGAACTTCGAGAGGTGGACACGAGGAAGATGGAGATTTGATTTCATCAA GGGACACACCTAAACGTGGTTATCTCGGTGGCAGGGGCTTATCTGCTCAACGTCCATCACATgttgctgacgaggcagagaagtgTCTCTCCAGGTCAGAACACTTCAAGAAACATCAGCAGAGATGTATAGGGAAGAAACGTcaccactgctgctctgactgtgggaagaattTCACTAGCCGGAGTTGCTTCATTATTCACCAGCGGATTCACACCGGCGAGAGACCGTACTTctgctctcagtgtgggaagagGCACATCTCTGCAGGGCGTCTTAAAGAACACCAAAGaatccatacaggagagaaaccttacagatGCTcacagtgtgggaagagttttgctctaTCTGGCACCTTAAAATCTCATCTGAGaatccatacaggagagaaaccgtactgctgctctcagtgtgggaggagttttactgtATCTACAGCCTTAAAATCTCATCTGAGAgtccatacaggagagaaaccgtactgCTGCTCtcaatgtgggaagggttttacTGTATCTAGCGCCTTAAAATCGCATTTGATCATTCATACTGGCGAGAGGCCTTACCCCTGCCTTCGTTGTGGGAAAAGCTTTGTTAGTGCAGGAAACCTAACTGTACACAAGCGGATACATACTGGAGAGaggccttatagctgtgatcagtgtggaaaGAGCTTTGCTCTAGCTTCCGTGCTGACTTCACACCGGCGCATACACACTGGaaagaaaccttatagctgtgaacagtgtgggaagagctttgccGTCGCTTCCTccctgactagacaccagcgaacacacactggagagaagccttatgtTTGTCTATGTGGAAAGAGCTTTGCTCAGTTAGGGACAATGAAAAGTCACCAGAAAACAAAAACGTGCCCTATTTCATCTCCCTCCTATACGGCACCAGTTCCAGATCCCTAA
- the LOC115207970 gene encoding zinc finger protein 239-like isoform X1, producing the protein MIFYVQYFCGQQDRTSPSPSTLPESPGCNSPGSALLQGLKRVSSLLIDCRKTPGQSGTSRGGHEEDGDLISSRDTPKRGYLGGRGLSAQRPSHVADEAEKCLSRSEHFKKHQQRCIGKKRHHCCSDCGKNFTSRSCFIIHQRIHTGERPYFCSQCGKRHISAGRLKEHQRIHTGEKPYRCSQCGKSFALSGTLKSHLRIHTGEKPYCCSQCGRSFTVSTALKSHLRVHTGEKPYCCSQCGKGFTVSSALKSHLIIHTGERPYPCLRCGKSFVSAGNLTVHKRIHTGERPYSCDQCGKSFALASVLTSHRRIHTGKKPYSCEQCGKSFAVASSLTRHQRTHTGEKPYVCLCGKSFAQLGTMKSHQKTKTCPISSPSYTAPVPDP; encoded by the exons ATGATATTCTATGTACAATACTTCTGCGGTCAACAGGACAGAACTAGCCCGTCCCCCTCTACCCTGCCAGAGTCCCCGGGTTGCAACTCTCCCGGTAGCGCCTTACTGCAGGGTCTGAAGAGGGTGTCTTCGTTGCTGATCGACTGCAGGAAAACACCAGGGCAGAGTGGAACTTCGAGAGGTGGACACGAGGAAGATGGAGATTTGATTTCATCAA GGGACACACCTAAACGTGGTTATCTCGGTGGCAGGGGCTTATCTGCTCAACGTCCATCACATgttgctgacgaggcagagaagtgTCTCTCCAGGTCAGAACACTTCAAGAAACATCAGCAGAGATGTATAGGGAAGAAACGTcaccactgctgctctgactgtgggaagaattTCACTAGCCGGAGTTGCTTCATTATTCACCAGCGGATTCACACCGGCGAGAGACCGTACTTctgctctcagtgtgggaagagGCACATCTCTGCAGGGCGTCTTAAAGAACACCAAAGaatccatacaggagagaaaccttacagatGCTcacagtgtgggaagagttttgctctaTCTGGCACCTTAAAATCTCATCTGAGaatccatacaggagagaaaccgtactgctgctctcagtgtgggaggagttttactgtATCTACAGCCTTAAAATCTCATCTGAGAgtccatacaggagagaaaccgtactgCTGCTCtcaatgtgggaagggttttacTGTATCTAGCGCCTTAAAATCGCATTTGATCATTCATACTGGCGAGAGGCCTTACCCCTGCCTTCGTTGTGGGAAAAGCTTTGTTAGTGCAGGAAACCTAACTGTACACAAGCGGATACATACTGGAGAGaggccttatagctgtgatcagtgtggaaaGAGCTTTGCTCTAGCTTCCGTGCTGACTTCACACCGGCGCATACACACTGGaaagaaaccttatagctgtgaacagtgtgggaagagctttgccGTCGCTTCCTccctgactagacaccagcgaacacacactggagagaagccttatgtTTGTCTATGTGGAAAGAGCTTTGCTCAGTTAGGGACAATGAAAAGTCACCAGAAAACAAAAACGTGCCCTATTTCATCTCCCTCCTATACGGCACCAGTTCCAGATCCCTAA